The genome window GGCGCGCGTGCGCGGATACGAAAACTCGTTGCACGCCGCGCTCTCTCCGAACAACATTCCCGTCGAGGTCTTCCACACCCTCATCGACACGTACCGCCGTCACGTCGGAACGTGGCATCGCTACTGGCGCGCTCGCGCGAGACTGCTCGGTTTGGAACGCCTTCGCGAATACGACGTCAAAGCGCCGCTCACCGCCGAACCGCCGCGCGTTTCGTACGAGCAGTCCGTCGAGTGGATCTGCGAAGGCATGGCGCCTCTCGGCACGGAGTACGTGAACGCGATGCGGAGCGGCCTCACGACCGAGCGTTGGGTGGACGTGTACCCCAACGAAGGCAAGCGGCAAGGCGCGTACTCCAGCGGCACACAAGGCACGCTGCCGTACATCTTCATGAGCTACGCCGACAGCCTGTTCAGCCTCTCCACCCTCGCACACGAGATCGGCCACTCCATGCACTCGTACCTCACGTGGCGCAGCCAGCCGTACGTGTACAGCCGCTACAGCCTGTTCGTCGCCGAGGTAGCCTCCAACTTCAATCAGGCGATGGTGCGCCGCCACCTCTTCGGCGCGCGGCCCGACGAGGACTTCCAAATCGCCCTCATCGAAGAGGCGATGAGCAACTTCCACCGCTACTTCTTCATCATGCCGACCCTCGCGCGCTTCGAACTCGACATCCACGAGCGCGTCGAGCGAGGCGAAGCCCTCTCGGCGCGTACCCTCAACGCCCTGATGGCGGACCTGCTCGCCGAAGGATACGGAGACGGCGTCGAGATGGACCGCGAGCGAAGCGGCGTCACGTGGGCGCAGTTCAGCACGCACCTCTACAGCAACTTCTACGTCTTTCAGTACGCGACGGGCATCAGCGCTGCCCACCAACTTCTCGCGCGCTTCGACGGCGACACGCAGGCGGCGCGCGAAGACTACCTGGCGTTTTTGCGGGCGGGCGGATCGCTGTACCCGCTCGACGCGCTCAAACTCGCGGGCGTCGACATGCGTTCGGGCGAAGCGGTCGAGCGGACCTTCGAGGTGCTCGCCGATTACGTCGACCGCCTCGAGAAGATCGTGGACGCGCGGGAAGGACGCTGACCTCATGCTGGACGCCGTGAACTTGGAGGAGAAGTTCGGGCTGTTCGACGAGGCGTGGTCGCCGAAGATCGTCGGGCACCTCAACGGGCAACTCGTGAAAGTCGTGAAGTTGCGCGGCGAGTTCGTGTGGCACCATCACGACGAGGAAGACGAATTGTTCCTCGTCGTGCGCGGCGAGTTGCGCATGCGTTTTCGCGACCGCGACGTCCTCGTGAAGCCCGGCGAGTTTCTGATCGTTCCCAGGACCGTCGAGCATCTCCCGGTCGCCGAGAGCGACGAAGTTTGGGTCGTCCTGTTCGAACCCGCCTCGACCCTGAACACCGGTAACGTCGTCGGCGAGCGCACCGTGACGCAACTCGAACAGCTGTGACGACTTGGCACGACTTCGTCTCACGCGGCATTCCCGGGCGGCTCGAAGCTGCCCGGGCGGGGCTCAATCCCACCGTGATCGCGCGAATGCCAAGTGGTTTCGCCGTGCTCGGCGACTCACAGTTCCTGCCGGGCTACGCGTTGCTGCTCGCCGATCCGCTCGCACCGAGCCTCGAAGACCTCGACGAGCTCGGTCAGACGACTTTCCTGCGTGACATGGCGCGGCTCGGACGGGCGATTCGAGCGGTGACGGGCTGCGCCCGCGTCAACTACGGCATCTACGGCAACACCGACCCTTACCTGCAAGCGCACGTCTGGGCGCGGTACGACTGGGAGGACGCCGAGCGTCGCGCCACGCCCGCGTGGTTCTATCCGCCCGAGGTGCGCTTCGCGCCCGACGCTTTGTTC of Deinococcus yavapaiensis KR-236 contains these proteins:
- the pepF gene encoding oligoendopeptidase F, translating into MTASLPRRSDVAPESKWDIEHLFATPAEWDAEFAALEATLPSLAEFKSRLANPDMIAAYLGRSETLASRLSRLNNYAFMSASVDASDTDANARRERVTGLAGAFAAAIAFAEPELLALPADTLSAWTRTPELRMYAHFFDNLERQRPHVRSADVEEVLGLVRGPFGAARTIHPTLVNTDLDLGTVGGVKIGHGNIDRLTQDPDREVRRGAWEAYADAHLKFANTMAASLSAGVRQDVFVARVRGYENSLHAALSPNNIPVEVFHTLIDTYRRHVGTWHRYWRARARLLGLERLREYDVKAPLTAEPPRVSYEQSVEWICEGMAPLGTEYVNAMRSGLTTERWVDVYPNEGKRQGAYSSGTQGTLPYIFMSYADSLFSLSTLAHEIGHSMHSYLTWRSQPYVYSRYSLFVAEVASNFNQAMVRRHLFGARPDEDFQIALIEEAMSNFHRYFFIMPTLARFELDIHERVERGEALSARTLNALMADLLAEGYGDGVEMDRERSGVTWAQFSTHLYSNFYVFQYATGISAAHQLLARFDGDTQAAREDYLAFLRAGGSLYPLDALKLAGVDMRSGEAVERTFEVLADYVDRLEKIVDAREGR
- a CDS encoding cupin domain-containing protein; its protein translation is MLDAVNLEEKFGLFDEAWSPKIVGHLNGQLVKVVKLRGEFVWHHHDEEDELFLVVRGELRMRFRDRDVLVKPGEFLIVPRTVEHLPVAESDEVWVVLFEPASTLNTGNVVGERTVTQLEQL
- a CDS encoding HIT family protein — translated: MTTWHDFVSRGIPGRLEAARAGLNPTVIARMPSGFAVLGDSQFLPGYALLLADPLAPSLEDLDELGQTTFLRDMARLGRAIRAVTGCARVNYGIYGNTDPYLQAHVWARYDWEDAERRATPAWFYPPEVRFAPDALFDSARHADLLLQLRATLNEENGRSGR